A part of Lutra lutra chromosome 2, mLutLut1.2, whole genome shotgun sequence genomic DNA contains:
- the HS3ST1 gene encoding heparan sulfate glucosamine 3-O-sulfotransferase 1, with protein MVTSTAALLLGAVLLVAQLQLVPSRPATPGAEPGQLELARREATLQGEGQEGAAPNGSAQQLPQTIIIGVRKGGTRALLEMLSLHPDVAAAENEVHFFDWEEHYSQGLGWYLGQMPFSSPHQLTVEKTPAYFTSPKVPERVHSMNPGIRLLLILRDPSERVLSDYTQVFYNHVQKRKPYPSIEEFLVRDGRLNVGYKALNRSLYHVHLQNWLRFFPLRHIHIVDGDRLIRDPFPEIQKVERFLKLSPQINASNFYFNKTKGFYCLRDGGRDRCLHESKGRAHPQVDPRLLNKLHEYFHEPNKKFFELVGRTFDWH; from the coding sequence ATGGTGACCAGCACGGCTGCACTGCTCCTGGGCGCGGTGCTGCTGGTGGCCCAACTCCAGCTAGTGCCTTCCCGCCCCGCCACGCCCGGGGCCGAGCCGGGCCAGCTGGAGCTTGCACGCAGAGAGGCCACCCTCCAGGGCGAGGGCCAGGAAGGTGCGGCCCCCAACGGCTCGGCCCAGCAGCTGCCTCAGACCATCATCATCGGTGTGCGCAAGGGTGGCACGCGCGCATTGTTGGAGATGCTCAGCCTGCACCCCGACGTGGCAGCCGCCGAGAACGAGGTCCACTTCTTCGACTGGGAGGAGCACTACAGCCAAGGCCTAGGCTGGTACCTGGGCCAGATGCCCTTCTCGTCCCCGCACCAGCTCACAGTGGAGAAGACCCCCGCGTACTTCACGTCGCCCAAAGTGCCTGAGCGCGTCCACAGCATGAACCCGGGCATCCGGCTGCTGCTCATCCTGCGAGACCCGTCCGAGCGCGTTCTGTCGGACTACACCCAAGTGTTCTACAACCACGTGCAGAAGCGCAAGCCCTACCCGTCCATCGAGGAGTTCCTGGTGCGTGACGGCCGGCTCAACGTGGGCTACAAGGCGCTCAACCGCAGCCTCTACCACGTGCACTTGCAGAACTGGCTGCGCTTCTTCCCGCTGCGCCACATTCACATCGTCGATGGTGACCGCCTCATCAGGGACCCTTTCCCGGAGATCCAGAAGGTTGAGCGGTTCCTGAAGCTGTCGCCGCAGATCAACGCCTCGAACTTTTACTTTAACAAAACCAAGGGCTTCTACTGCCTGCGGGACGGGGGCCGGGACCGCTGCTTGCACGAGTCCAAAGGCCGGGCACACCCCCAAGTCGACCCCAGACTCCTCAATAAACTGCACGAATATTTTCATGAGCCAAATAAGAAATTCTTCGAGCTTGTGGGCAGGACATTTGACTGGCACTGA